A single Bos mutus isolate GX-2022 chromosome 16, NWIPB_WYAK_1.1, whole genome shotgun sequence DNA region contains:
- the LOC106700574 gene encoding PRAME family member 8, with translation MSLWAPPRLLDLAAMSLLRNENLAMSSLEFLPIELFPLLFMEAFYGSHIKTLKTMVYSWPFVRLPLGGLMEPPHLITLQAVLDGLDVLLSQKEHPRQCKLQVLDLRNTGQNFWSIWSGYMDHMYSSSLTAPVPEDRSRTKQPLAPLEVFIEMNLKEWAMDEFLTYLMRWAEQRKGSIHLCCKKLKIFGMPVENIMKVLSMVQLDCIQDVEVNQNWHLSSLATFAPLLGQMSNVQRLILSASKEQEQHVVVQFTSQFLKLHHLRDLYLESPFFLSGRLDQMLRCLMSPLDNLTITHCLLTESDLTHLSQCPRISQLKGLDLSGITLADFSPELLQVLLEQVADTLQVLDLNQCEIMDSQIEAILPALSHCSQLRSISMCGNLLSMAAMEKLLRHTSGLPRLSQEFYPAPLESNSSQAVLSEERLAQLRAELLEILRDLGHPRTIWLNSIFFASYGYDEYSNLEIIEYIPA, from the exons ATGAGTCTTTGGGCCCCACCCAGACTCCTGGACCTGGCAGCTATGAGCCTGCTAAGGAATGAGAATTTGGCCATGAGTTCTTTGGAGTTTCTGCCCATTGAGCTCTTCCCCCTACTCTTCATGGAAGCCTTCTATGGGAGTCACATTAAGACCCTGAAGACCATGGTGTATTCCTGGCCTTTCGTCCGCCTGCCTCTGGGGGGCCTGATGGAGCCGCCTCATCTGATAACCTTACAAGCAGTACTGGATGGACTTGATGTCCTGCTTTCCCAGAAGGAGCACCCCAG GCA GTGCAAACTGCAGGTGTTGGATTTAAGGAATACTGGCCAGAACTTCTGGAGCATATGGTCTGGATACATGGACCACATGTACTCAAGCTCACTGACGGCACCAGTTCCTGAGGACAGGTCAAGGACAAAGCAGCCCTTGGCTCCCTTGGAGGTGTTCATAGAGATGAACCTCAAGGAATGGGCCATGGATGAGTTCCTCACCTACCTCATGAGGTGGGCAGAACAGAGAAAAGGTTCCATACACCTGTGCTGTAAGAAGCTGAAGATCTTTGGAATGCCTGTGGAAAATATTATGAAGGTCCTGAGTATGGTGCAGCTGGACTGTATCCAGGATGTAGAAGTCAACCAGAACTGGCATCTGTCCAGCCTGGCCACATTCGCTCCTCTCCTGGGCCAAATGAGTAACGTGCAGAGACTCATACTTTCTGCCTCTAAAGAGCAGGAACAGCATGTTGTTGTCCAGTTTACCTCTCAGTTCCTCAAGCTGCACCACCTCCGGGATCTCTATCTGGAATCTCCCTTCTTCCTGTCAGGCCGCCTGGACCAGATGCTCAG GTGTCTGATGAGCCCCTTGGATAACCTCACGATAACTCACTGCCTCCTTACAGAATCAGACTTGACCCACCTGTCCCAGTGCCCAAGAATCAGTCAGCTAAAAGGCCTGGATCTGAGTGGTATCACCCTGGCTGACTTTAGTCCTGAGCTCCTTCAAGTTCTGCTGGAGCAAGTTGCAGATACCCTCCAGGTATTGGACTTAAATCAGTGTGAGATCATGGACTCCCAAATCGAGGCCATCCTGCCTGCCCTGAGCCACTGCTCCCAGCTCAGGTCCATCAGCATGTGTGGGAACCTCCTCTCCATGGCTGCTATGGAGAAGCTGCTGCGTCACACCTCAGGGCTGCCCAGGTTAAGTCAAGAGTTTTACCCAGCCCCTCTGGAGAGTAACAGCTCTCAGGCAGTTCTTTCAGAAGAAAGACTTGCCCAGCTTCGAGCTGAACTTTTGGAGATTCTGAGAGACTTGGGACATCCCAGGACCATCTGGCTTAACTCCATCTTCTTTGCTTCCTATGGCTATGACGAATACTCTAATTTAGAAATTATTGAATACATCCCTGCCTAG